The window CCGCTCCGGACTGGTGCTCGAGAAGGCCGCGACGAACGACCTGTCGGACACCGCGAACGGCACCGGCCCCTACGAGGTCGCGAACTGGAAGCAGGGCGACTCGCTCACCTTCGACCGCAACGACGACTACTGGGGCACGAAGGCGAAGGTCGCGAAGATCGTCTTCCGGTACATCACCGACCCGTCGACGGCCGTCAACGCGATGGCGAACGGGGACCTCGACGTCCTCAACCCGGTCGACGGCACGCTGAAGAGCCAGCTCCAGGGGAACGCCGACATCGCGCTGCACAGCGGCAAGACGACGGACAAGTACACGCTGGCGTTCAACGACCGCAAGGAACCGTTCACCGACAAGCGGGTGCGCCAGGCGATCCGGCAGGCGATCGACCCGAAGGCGCTCATCAAGGCCATCGGCGGCACGGGTGTCGAGCAGGGCGGTCCGATCCCGGAGCTCGACCCCGGGTACGAGGACCTGACCGACATCGACGCGTACGACCCTGACAACGCGAAGCGGCTCCTCGCCGCCGCCGGACAGGAGAACCTGAAGCTCACGCTGACGTACGCGAACGTCTACCCGGCGACCATCGGCGACGTGCTGAAGTCACAGCTCGCCGACGTCGGGATCACCCTGACCGTCAAGCGCGTCGACTTCGCCACCTGGCTGTCCTCGGTGTTCCAGGCACCGAAGTCGGGCGAGCGTGACTTCGACCTGTCGATGGTCGACCACGTCGAGGCCCGCGACTTCGGCAACTGGGCGAACCCCGACTACTACTTCGGCTACGACAACGCCGAGGTGCAGTCGCTCTACGCCGAGTCGATCGCGGCGACCGACGAGGCCACCAAGACCGAGGCCCTGCGCAAGGCCGCGAAGATCGTGAGCGAGGACGCCGCCGGCGAGTGGCTCTACACGGCCACCGAGATCACCGCGGTGCGGACCGGCGTCACGGGCTTCCCCGTCGACGGCGGCAACTCGAGGCTCGACCTGTCGAAGCTCGCCGTCAAGTGAACCGAACCGCTGCCGGAGCTCCGAGCACGTGACCCGGTTCCTGGTCGGCAGGCTGCTGCTGCTCGTCGTCGGGCTGCTCGTCGCGAGCGTCATCATCTTCGCGACCCTGCGGGTGCTGCCCGGCGACGTCGCACAGGTCGTCGCCGGCACCCAGTCGACCCCGGCGCAGGTCGAGCAGCTCCGGCAGCAGCTCGGCCTCGACCGGCCCGTCGTGGCGCAGTACCTCGACTGGATCGGCGGGGTGTTCCGCGGCGACCTCGGTCGGTCCCTCGTGACGAACGGGCAGGTCGCGCCGGAGATCGCGCAGAAACTGGCGATCACCCTGCCGCTCGCGGGCATGTCGCTCGCGACCGCGCTCGTGATCGGCGTCCCCCTCGGGGTCGTCGCCGCGGTGCTCCGCCGTCGGCCGGGCGGCGCCGTCATCGGGTTCGTCGCGCAGGCCGTCGCCGCCGTCCCGGTCGTCTGGGCCGGCATGCTGCTCGTCGCCCTGTTCGCCGTCACGCTGCACTGGCTGCCGACGCAGGGCTTCCCGCTCGACGGCTGGTCCGAGCCGGGCCGGGCGTTCGCCTCGCTCGTGCTCCCCGCCATGACCATCGGTGCGGTCGAGGGTGCCGTCATCCTGCGCTTCACCCGGTCGGCGACCCTGTCGGTGCTCGACGCGGACCACGTCCGCACCGCGGCCGCGATCGGCCTCACCCGCACGCAGGCACTGCTCCGGCACGGGCTGCCGTCGGTCGCCCTCACGGTGCTCGCCGTGCTCGGGGTGCAGATCGCCGGGCTGCTGGTCGGGGCCGTCGTCGTCGAGCAGCTGTTCTCGCTGCCCGGGGTCGGGCGCATGCTCGTGACCGACGTCGGCCGCCGCGACATCACCAAGGTGCAGTCCGAGCTCCTCGTGCTCACCGGACTGGTGCTGCTGGTCGGGTTCGCCGTCGACGTCGTGCACCGCACCCTCGACCCGCGCCAACGCGAGGTGTCCGGGTGATCCGCCGCCTGCTGTCCCGGCCCACCGGGGTCTTCGCCGTCGTCGTGCTCGGTCTGCTCGTGGTCCTCGCCGCGGTGTCGCTCGTGTGGACGCCGCAGGACCCCTTCCGCGCCGACCCGTTCCACCAGTGGGAGGGTCCGAGCGCCGCACACTGGTTCGGTACCGACGCCGCCGGCCGCGACATCGCGAGCTACCTGCTCGCCGGCACCCGCACCACCGTCCTCGTCGCCGTCGGGGCCGGGGTGATCGCCAGCGTCGTCGGCATCGCCCTGACCGCGATCGGGTCGCTCACCGCCCGCTGGGTGCGCGAGGGCACGGCCGTCCTGCTCGACATCCTGGTGGCGTTCCCGACCCTGCTGACCGCGATGCTCCTGACCGCGGTGTCCGGCGGGTCGCTCGGGGTCGTCATCGTCAGCGTCGGGCTGTCCTTCGGGGTGACGATCGCCCGGGTCGCCCGCGGCGAGATCCGCCGCATCGCCCGCAGCGACTACGTCACCGCGGCCCGCGCCTCCGGTGTCGGTGGTGCCGGGGTGCTGTTCCGCCACCTGGTGCCGAACGCCGCGCCGCTGTTCACCGTGCAGCTCTCGCTCGCGATGGCCACCGCGGTCCTCGCCGAGGCCGGGCTGTCGTACCTGGGCTACGGCGCCGGTTCGGACACGGCGTCGTGGGGCAGCCTGCTGTCCGACCTGCAGACCTACATCGGGGTGCACCCGTGGAGCGCCACCTGGCCCGGAGCCGCGATCGCGCTGGTCGTCGCCGCACTCTCCCTGCTCGGCGACGCGATCCGCGACGCCACCGACCCGCGTCTGACGACGAACGACCGCGCAGCGGGCGGCGACCGCCGCCCGGACGCGGCCACGACCACCCCCGGGGTGACCGCATGACCGACCGCAGCCACAGCCGCAGCGACACCGGCACCGGTGGGCTC of the Curtobacterium sp. TC1 genome contains:
- a CDS encoding ABC transporter permease translates to MIRRLLSRPTGVFAVVVLGLLVVLAAVSLVWTPQDPFRADPFHQWEGPSAAHWFGTDAAGRDIASYLLAGTRTTVLVAVGAGVIASVVGIALTAIGSLTARWVREGTAVLLDILVAFPTLLTAMLLTAVSGGSLGVVIVSVGLSFGVTIARVARGEIRRIARSDYVTAARASGVGGAGVLFRHLVPNAAPLFTVQLSLAMATAVLAEAGLSYLGYGAGSDTASWGSLLSDLQTYIGVHPWSATWPGAAIALVVAALSLLGDAIRDATDPRLTTNDRAAGGDRRPDAATTTPGVTA
- a CDS encoding ABC transporter permease; this translates as MTRFLVGRLLLLVVGLLVASVIIFATLRVLPGDVAQVVAGTQSTPAQVEQLRQQLGLDRPVVAQYLDWIGGVFRGDLGRSLVTNGQVAPEIAQKLAITLPLAGMSLATALVIGVPLGVVAAVLRRRPGGAVIGFVAQAVAAVPVVWAGMLLVALFAVTLHWLPTQGFPLDGWSEPGRAFASLVLPAMTIGAVEGAVILRFTRSATLSVLDADHVRTAAAIGLTRTQALLRHGLPSVALTVLAVLGVQIAGLLVGAVVVEQLFSLPGVGRMLVTDVGRRDITKVQSELLVLTGLVLLVGFAVDVVHRTLDPRQREVSG
- a CDS encoding ABC transporter substrate-binding protein; protein product: MSPLHRRTARAARTTRIGRAALAATAVAVVSALALTGCSGSSNENGGADATVRVGLVLEPTSLDIRTQSGAALDQVLIDNVYQGLVGRTADGDIRDVLASEHEVSDDGLTYTFTLRDGITFQDGKDVTAADVVWSLEQVKSNETYVDSAKLAGVTSITSPSTGVVRLELAKPDSDLLWNLTGRSGLVLEKAATNDLSDTANGTGPYEVANWKQGDSLTFDRNDDYWGTKAKVAKIVFRYITDPSTAVNAMANGDLDVLNPVDGTLKSQLQGNADIALHSGKTTDKYTLAFNDRKEPFTDKRVRQAIRQAIDPKALIKAIGGTGVEQGGPIPELDPGYEDLTDIDAYDPDNAKRLLAAAGQENLKLTLTYANVYPATIGDVLKSQLADVGITLTVKRVDFATWLSSVFQAPKSGERDFDLSMVDHVEARDFGNWANPDYYFGYDNAEVQSLYAESIAATDEATKTEALRKAAKIVSEDAAGEWLYTATEITAVRTGVTGFPVDGGNSRLDLSKLAVK